A stretch of the Salminus brasiliensis chromosome 19, fSalBra1.hap2, whole genome shotgun sequence genome encodes the following:
- the gask1b gene encoding Golgi-associated kinase 1B: protein MERCVIPAGLFCLKLCRASSRWCWWRHLRARRSAIVAGLCFVYLLFAVLQVSPSSADGKRGIGTVPLRRHGGQNTHETPAPTRSNVVYITLRSKRHKPAVIRATVKPKSRRKKARTLAKHDAQAHGGNGRHEQDAWAPKRTNTSEPWTQIIHQALALYRAGHVEDGTDYPGSSIRIYSQKPPPWLSQEDMAHMRFLANSKVRQLERLQPEGSPAILLFKGAAQANSDPSECRGGCGVIKSPVDMSEVFAFHLDRVLGLNRSLPTVSRRFRALDSQLCPVTLWDPSISAVSGQLTWSSYQTSLKNKCWQRGAPKPEWNCSSIHHYEWSKVALFDFLLQIHQRLDQNCCGFRPRPEDSCVVLGYHGKCGVVDNVELSTIVHRRRDPHHLVFINNKGFFDRDEENLDFRLLEGIKELPDVAVGVLSSQRLREKLLQSLFLDQLYWDSQGGRQGIEKLIDVIERRAKVLLRYVNAHGVKVMPMNT, encoded by the exons ATGGAGCGGTGCGTAATTCCTGCCGGTCTGTTCTGTCTCAAGCTGTGTAGAGCGTCCAGCCGCTGGTGTTGGTGGAGACACCTCAGGGCCAGAAGGAGCGCAATAGTAGCCGGGCTCTGCTTCGTCTACCTGCTCTTCGCCGTGCTTCAGGTCAGCCCCTCTTCAGCTGATGGGAAACGGGGCATTGGCACCGTCCCCTTGCGGCGACACGGTGGCCAAAATACGCACGAAACGCCAGCACCCACGCGCTCCAACGTGGTCTACATAACCCTGAGGTCCAAGCGGCACAAGCCTGCCGTCATCAGGGCCACAGTGAAGCCCAAGTCGCGGAGGAAAAAGGCAAGGACCTTGGCCAAGCATGACGCACAGGCGCATGGAGGTAACGGCAGGCATGAGCAGGACGCATGGGCTCCAAAGCGCACCAACACCAGTGAGCCCTGGACGCAGATCATCCACCAGGCACTGGCACTGTACAGAGCAGGTCACGTGGAGGATGGCACGGATTATCCAGGCAGCTCCATCAGAATATACAGCCAGAAACCTCCCCCGTGGCTCAGCCAGGAGGACATGGCCCACATGCGCTTTCTGGCCAACAGTAAGGtcagacagctggaaagactCCAGCCTGAGGGTTCTCCAGCCATTCTTCTGTTTAAGGGTGCAGCTCAGGCTAACTCAGACCCATCCGAGTGCAGAGGGGGCTGTGGCGTCATCAAGTCTCCCGTGGACATGAGCGAGGTGTTTGCTTTCCACTTGGACAGGGTGTTGGGGCTCAACAGAAGCTTGCCCACTGTCAGCAGGAGGTTCCGTGCACTTG aCAGTCAGCTGTGTCCAGTGACCCTGTGGGACCCTTCGATCAGTGCTGTATCTGGACAGTTGACCTGGAGCTCCTACCAAACCTCCCTCAAAAACAAGTGCTGGCAGCGCGGCGCTCCAAAGCCGGAATGGAACTGCAGCAGCATCCACCACTATGAGTGGAGCAAAGTGgcactgtttgactttctcctGCAG ATCCACCAACGTCTGGACCAGAACTGCTGTGGGTTCAGGCCACGCCCAGAGGATAGTTGTGTTGTTCTTGGTTACCATGGCAAATGTGGGGTTGTAGACAATGTTGAACTGTCTACCATCGTCCACCGCAGACGTGACCCCCATCATCTCGTCTTCATCAACAACAAGGGCTTCTTTGACCGAGATGAAGAAAACCTCGACTTCAGGCTGCTTGAAGGAATCAAAGA gCTGCCCGATGTGGCCGTGGGCGTGCTGAGCTCTCAGCGTTTAAGGGAAAAGCTCCTGCAGTCTCTGTTCCTAGATCAGCTGTACTGGGACAGCCAGggtggacggcagggcatcgaGAAACTCATCGACGTCATCGAGAGACGGGCCAAAGTCCTGCTGAGATACGTCAACGCCCATGGTGTCAAGGTCATGCCCATGAACACGTGA
- the tmem144b gene encoding transmembrane protein 144b: protein MESGGLQMSLPLSILLFGFCCLYTVAAGAAGGEPHQSQDEAAGGVSAHPGPTDKVFGFLSCLVAVVLYGSNFVPVKTVDTGDGMFFQWISCVSIWAVGFVGDMVIHSSKAHPAAMIGGVIWATGNITSVPVVKCIGLGLGMLLWGASGLLIGWASSRFGLFGLDPEEISKPVLNYCGAGLCLLSAVIFFFVKSDVQTPASPDTTPILIEERSLSDIPRPSDSWVDTVSPKTRRPLGCVMAVLSGLLFGSAFVPILYIKHHSTSNTSMFTGSSQNGKEPGSCVSDLDYCSAHTTGIFLTSTVYFTIYCAAMKNRPRIYPRAILPGLLTGLMWGIATYCWLLANRYLGPVVTFPIVTAGYGLVAALWGSVVFKEVKGLGNGLLFVLASCVVLTGSLLTAFSKF from the exons ATGGAGTCCGGTGGGCTGCAGATGAGTTTACCACTTTCGATACTCCTGTTCGGCTTCTGCTGTTTGTACACAGTGGCAGCCGGTGCAGCTGGAG gtgaa CCCCATCAATCCCAGGATGAAGCTGCAGGCGGAGTCTCCGCTCACCCAGGACCCACAGACAAAGTGTTCGGCTTCCTGAGCTGCTTGGTGGCGGTGGTGCTCTACGGAAGTAACTTTGTCCCTGTTAAGACCGTGGACACTGGAGACG gaatgTTTTTTCAGTGGATTTCCTGTGTTTCTATATGGGCGGTGGGCTTTGTGGGGGACATGGTGATTCATTCTTCTAAAGCTCATCCAGCTGCCATGATAGGAGGGGTCATATGGGCCactg GAAATATTACGTCTGTCCCGGTGGTAAAGTGTATTGGCCTTGGGCTTGGGATGCTGCTTTGGGGAGCCAGTGGATTGTTGATTGGATGGGCAAGTTCAAG GTTCGGTCTGTTTGGACTGGATCCTGAGGAAATCTCTAAGCCGGTGCTAAACTACTGCGGGGCCGGCCTCTGTTTGCTCAG TGCCGTCATATTCTTCTTTGTAAAAAGCGATGTGCAGACACCTGCATCACCCGACACAACACCCATCCTGATAGAAGAG AGATCACTTTCTGACATTCCTCGTCCCAGTGACTCGTGGGTGGACACAGTATCACCAAAGACCAGAAGACCACT CGGTTGCGTTATGGCTGTTCTGTCAGGGCTGCTGTTTGGTTCAGCATTTGTACCCATTCTTTACATTAAACACCACTCGACCAGCAATACCAGCATGTTCACTGGATCCAGTCAGAATGGTAAGGA ACCTGGTTCTTGTGTTTCAGATCTGGACTACTGTTCTGCCCACACCACTGGGATTTTCCTCACGAGCACGGTGTACTTCACCATCTACTGCGCTGCCATGAAGAACAGGCCGCGTATTTATCCAAGAGCCATCCTACCAG GGCTTTTAACGGGCCTGATGTGGGGGATAGCCACGTACTGCTGGCTCCTGGCTAACCGTTACCTCGGCCCTGTGGTGACCTTCCCTATAGTTACAGCA GGTTATGGTTTAGTGGCTGCTCTGTGGGGAAGTGTTGTCTTTAAGGAAGTCAAA GGCCTTGGGAACGGGCTACTGTTTGTTTTGGCCTCCTGTGTGGTGCTGACCGGCTCTCTCCTTACGGCCTTCTCAAAATTCTGA